A single genomic interval of Sphaerodactylus townsendi isolate TG3544 linkage group LG08, MPM_Stown_v2.3, whole genome shotgun sequence harbors:
- the SRPRB gene encoding signal recognition particle receptor subunit beta: MEAAEVTPAREPSPPPLDAPLLAPDLVPLSVLVALVVVALSLLILKFVQTRKSSRRAVLLVGLCDSGKTLMFARLLTANFQNTQTSITENSALYRVKNDKNSSVTLIALPGHESLRLQFLDRFKAAARAIVFIVDSVAFQREMKDVAEFLYQILTDSVVLKNAPPLLIACNKQDVTMAKSSKLIQQQLEKELNTLRVTRSAAPSTLDSANSGSASQLGKKGKEFDFSQLPMKVDFIECSARGSKGEEGSADIESLEKWIAKIA, encoded by the exons ATGGAGGCCGCCGAGGTGACGCCCGCGCGAGAACCGTCGCCTCCTCCGCTGGACGCGCCGCTGCTCGCGCCGGACTTGGTGCCGCTGTCGGTGCTGGTGGCGCTGGTCGTCGTGGCCCTCAGTTTGC TGATCTTGAAATTTGTCCAGACCAGGAAGAGCAGTCGGAGGGCAGTGCTTCTAGTGGGCCTCTGTGACTCAGGCAAAACTCTTATGTTTGCTAGG CTGTTAACAGCCAATTTCCAAAATACCCAGACTTCCATAACAGAAAATTCTGCCTTGTACAGAGTTAAGAATGACAAG AATTCAAGTGTGACTTTAATTGCCCTTCCAGGACACGAGAGCTTGCGGCTTCAGTTCTTGGACAGGTTCAAGGCTGCCGCTAG GGCGATTGTGTTTATTGTGGATAGTGTAGCATTCCAGCGGGAGATGAAGGATGTGGCAGAGTTCCTGTACCAGATCCTGACTGACAGTGTGGTGCTCAAAAATGCTCCTCCACTTCTAATAGCCTGCAACAAGCAAG ATGTCACAATGGCAAAATCCTCCAAACTAATACAGCAGCAGTTGGAAAAAGAACT CAATACTTTACGGGTGACCCGCTCAGCTGCTCCCAGCACATTGGATAGTGCAAATTCTGGATCCGCGTCTCAGCttgggaagaagggcaaggaatTTGACTTCTCGCAGTTACCCATGAAAGTGGACTTTATAGAATGCAGTGCCCGAGgaagcaagggagaggagggcagTGCTGACATTGAGAGCTTAGAAAAATGGATAGCCAAAATTGCTTGA